A single genomic interval of Syntrophorhabdales bacterium harbors:
- a CDS encoding ferredoxin family protein has protein sequence MPPLIDEKICTRCGACVDVCQSDVFVMTAKNELPSAVYADECWHCGACVAECPAEAVTLRVPLPMMICCK, from the coding sequence ATGCCACCGCTTATAGACGAGAAGATCTGCACCCGCTGCGGTGCTTGCGTGGACGTGTGTCAAAGTGATGTTTTTGTGATGACGGCAAAGAATGAGCTGCCTTCTGCTGTTTATGCGGATGAGTGCTGGCATTGCGGCGCATGCGTGGCAGAGTGCCCGGCCGAGGCCGTCACACTGAGAGTTCCGCTACCAATGATGATTTGCTGCAAGTAA